In Vigna unguiculata cultivar IT97K-499-35 chromosome 3, ASM411807v1, whole genome shotgun sequence, a single genomic region encodes these proteins:
- the LOC114178818 gene encoding mediator of RNA polymerase II transcription subunit 4 has translation MIQHQIVQSPARLGLANPNSPSIPNPTPPKLPPTQTQQPQDRNSSTPSSALLSLLPPLPRAQALLLQMASLTSKLFEVSPNRSLWVTAFRGSIPTFLSSHSSTPLDASPSTVKEIISLFTVLQTQIFEAVAELQEILDLQDAKQKMDREIRSQDSMLLAFSNKLKDAECCLDILVDDYSDYRRSKRSKSGDDDSMTSSTVSSQLKLSDILSYAHKISYTTFAPPEFGAGQAPLRGALPPAPQEEQMRASQLYNFADLDVGLPKEVESKDKIVEAIVEPPPQMDTNTVPNLSAFQGMLPPVPPGWKPGMPVQLPTDLPLPPPGWKPGDPVPLPPMDSLQIPRFAEQQMQPHIPQPKQPEVIQVQPVNLDLGGSDTSDYSSDDVSSDDED, from the coding sequence ATGATTCAACATCAAATTGTGCAGTCCCCTGCTAGACTAGGCCTcgcaaaccctaattctcctTCAATTCCGAACCCTACCCCGCCAAAGCTCCCTCCAACACAGACCCAGCAACCCCAAGACCGCAACTCGTCAACCCCTTCTTCTGCTCTTCTATCACTCCTCCCACCCCTTCCCAGAGCCCAAGCACTTCTTCTCCAAATGGCTTCCTTAACTTCCAAGCTCTTTGAAGTTTCCCCTAACCGGTCTCTTTGGGTCACTGCCTTCCGTGGATCCATTCCAACTTTCCTCTCGTCTCATTCATCCACCCCGCTTGACGCTTCTCCGTCCActgtaaaagaaataatttccCTCTTTACTGTTCTCCAAACCCAAATATTCGAAGCTGTTGCCGAACTCCAAGAGATTCTTGACCTTCAAGATGCCAAGCAGAAGATGGACCGTGAAATTCGTTCCCAAGACTCAATGCTACTTGCATTTTCCAACAAACTCAAAGATGCTGAGTGCTGCCTAGACATCCTTGTCGATGATTACTCTGATTATCGCCGCTCCAAGCGATCGAAATCTGGAGATGATGATTCCATGACTTCATCAACTGTCTCTTCTCAGTTGAAGCTGTCAGATATATTATCGTATGCCCACAAGATAAGCTACACCACCTTTGCACCACCGGAATTTGGAGCCGGCCAAGCTCCTCTTCGCGGCGCATTGCCACCTGCACCGCAAGAAGAGCAAATGAGAGCTTCTCAGTTGTATAATTTTGCCGACCTTGATGTTGGATTGCCTAAGGAAGTCGAGTCCAAGGATAAAATTGTTGAAGCTATTGTTGAGCCTCCACCACAGATGGATACTAATACTGTTCCGAATTTGTCTGCATTTCAAGGAATGCTGCCTCCTGTGCCACCTGGTTGGAAGCCGGGAATGCCTGTCCAATTGCCTACTGATTTGCCACTGCCCCCGCCTGGGTGGAAACCAGGGGATCCTGTGCCATTGCCTCCAATGGACTCCCTTCAAATACCGAGATTTGCAGAGCAACAAATGCAACCTCACATTCCTCAGCCCAAACAACCAGAAGTTATTCAAGTGCAGCCAGTTAATTTGGACCTTGGAGGAAGTGACACTAGTGACTATAGTAGCGATGATGTCAGCTCTGATGATGAAGATTGA